The following proteins are co-located in the Leptospira weilii genome:
- a CDS encoding PaaI family thioesterase yields MEPETIYREIKASQNGQDWHHKNCFGCGPDNAKGIHASFPFHEESGEVRFPFKIEKAFEGAPGYAHGGVLATLLDEAQGVLCFHLGHFVMTDQLYMRYHKAVPLNEEVEVRCWVTMVRRRRLYTKATIHLFKTGELLVSSKARWYDMSERTMRRMFQGTVFPIDTLLQVLEVNQKRGKEIRKRLKLQNIVL; encoded by the coding sequence ATGGAACCAGAGACAATTTACCGGGAGATCAAAGCTAGCCAAAACGGGCAAGACTGGCATCATAAAAACTGCTTCGGTTGTGGTCCCGATAACGCAAAAGGCATTCATGCGAGTTTTCCCTTTCACGAAGAAAGCGGAGAAGTTCGATTTCCGTTTAAAATAGAAAAAGCTTTCGAAGGAGCGCCAGGTTACGCTCACGGAGGAGTTTTGGCGACTCTTCTCGACGAAGCTCAGGGAGTTCTTTGCTTTCATCTCGGACATTTCGTGATGACCGACCAACTTTATATGCGTTACCACAAAGCGGTGCCTCTCAACGAAGAAGTTGAAGTTCGCTGTTGGGTTACAATGGTAAGAAGAAGAAGGCTTTATACAAAAGCTACGATTCATCTTTTTAAAACAGGCGAACTTTTGGTTTCTTCCAAAGCGCGTTGGTACGATATGTCGGAAAGGACGATGAGGAGAATGTTCCAAGGGACCGTTTTTCCGATTGATACTCTTCTTCAAGTTTTAGAAGTGAATCAAAAACGTGGTAAGGAAATTCGAAAACGCCTCAAACTTCAAAACATAGTTTTGTAA
- a CDS encoding Rpn family recombination-promoting nuclease/putative transposase → MTEVHNPHDRLIRETFQDKKEAATFFKNTLPSEVVKLLDLENLELSESSFISEELKQKQTDLLFQIPLKSGNKSNVYLLFEHKSYLENTVYIQLLGYLTEIYRNQQRNGEPLSVVIPFVFYHGEKEWKLGDRFLDQFVLTSQEAEILKDFIPDFKIDLFDLKEVELKKKLESITFQVTLGVVQKIREGDLEFVSHLPGLFSLLLRIEEESKRVAILRKLLLYIYWARDLKPTELKRVLERSKLEQYEELTVTTAERLISEGIQQGIEQGKLEDAGKMLKKGIDLKTVLEITGFSEKILKENGILPSGIVSNTVNDVS, encoded by the coding sequence ATGACCGAAGTACACAATCCGCACGATCGATTGATCCGGGAAACCTTTCAGGACAAAAAAGAGGCGGCTACTTTTTTCAAAAACACGTTACCATCGGAAGTGGTCAAACTACTCGACTTGGAAAACTTGGAATTGTCCGAATCGAGTTTTATATCCGAGGAATTAAAACAAAAACAAACGGATCTGTTGTTTCAAATTCCGCTCAAGTCCGGAAACAAGTCGAACGTCTATTTACTTTTCGAACACAAAAGTTATTTAGAAAATACCGTCTATATTCAATTATTAGGATATTTAACGGAAATCTATCGAAACCAACAAAGGAATGGAGAGCCTCTTTCCGTAGTCATTCCGTTCGTATTCTATCACGGGGAAAAAGAATGGAAATTGGGAGATCGATTTTTGGACCAGTTCGTATTAACAAGCCAAGAAGCGGAAATTCTCAAGGACTTTATCCCCGATTTTAAAATAGACTTGTTCGATTTGAAAGAGGTAGAGTTGAAAAAGAAGTTGGAAAGTATCACTTTTCAAGTCACTCTGGGAGTGGTTCAAAAAATCCGCGAAGGAGATTTGGAATTTGTTTCTCACTTACCGGGGTTGTTTTCCCTATTACTGAGAATAGAGGAAGAATCGAAAAGGGTTGCAATCTTACGAAAACTGTTATTGTATATTTATTGGGCCCGTGATTTAAAGCCTACGGAACTCAAAAGAGTATTGGAAAGATCAAAATTGGAACAATACGAGGAACTAACGGTGACTACAGCAGAAAGACTGATTTCAGAAGGGATACAGCAAGGTATTGAGCAAGGTAAATTGGAAGATGCCGGTAAAATGCTTAAGAAAGGGATCGATCTAAAGACCGTTTTAGAAATTACAGGATTCTCCGAAAAAATCCTTAAAGAGAATGGAATTCTCCCAAGTGGCATTGTCAGTAATACTGTAAATGACGTTTCTTAA
- a CDS encoding EAL domain-containing protein: MLYSQDKSNLLSYGENYYQPHYQPILEVTNCNIIGYEVLGRFYFPEKNEYRSLGYQFHNPELDTIRLIQIDRLIREKAIRHLKDSGVKTKLFLNMMPNFLSMIHTGDVLDLKRLHVLNLMEKYDISPSEVVLEITEDKFDGNIEKLLSIVNVFKDYGFKIAVDDLGVGFSNLERIGYIHPDIIKVDIKIMRESLNRRSFKNVLSAIADMSQKLGSDLLFEGIETEEELHLALSMGANLLQGFYFSRPQVEFQDKKQFNKTLRDALEKFSGLRFMELLEEFQKGQEIIDALGEKLEALRHNGKEDLPLVLHLMLSNLPSEILSVFACDIFGYQITPTYFRSHPGEEWDSDLTEIGNNYAWRPFFIRHKAKVVQSSAKWTVTEPIYDMDLHKQVVIFTYTLRDNYILVIKMDWERV, translated from the coding sequence AATTGTAATATCATAGGATATGAGGTTCTAGGAAGATTTTATTTTCCCGAAAAAAACGAATATCGCTCTTTGGGTTATCAGTTCCACAACCCAGAACTAGATACAATTCGCCTCATCCAAATCGATCGGTTGATTCGGGAAAAAGCGATCCGTCATCTCAAAGACTCGGGCGTAAAAACCAAACTTTTTCTTAACATGATGCCTAACTTTCTCTCTATGATTCACACGGGAGACGTTCTGGATCTCAAAAGACTTCACGTTCTTAATCTTATGGAAAAATACGACATTTCACCCTCGGAAGTCGTTTTGGAAATTACGGAAGATAAGTTCGACGGAAACATCGAAAAACTTCTTTCGATCGTGAACGTATTCAAAGACTACGGATTCAAGATCGCGGTCGACGATCTCGGAGTCGGATTCTCCAATTTGGAAAGAATCGGTTATATCCATCCGGACATTATAAAGGTCGATATCAAGATCATGCGAGAAAGTTTAAACCGAAGATCCTTCAAAAATGTACTGAGCGCAATCGCTGACATGTCTCAAAAATTAGGTTCCGATCTTTTGTTCGAAGGAATCGAAACCGAAGAAGAATTACATCTCGCGCTTTCCATGGGGGCGAATCTACTCCAAGGATTTTATTTTTCAAGACCCCAAGTCGAGTTTCAGGATAAGAAACAATTCAACAAAACTCTTAGAGATGCTTTGGAAAAGTTCTCGGGTCTTCGGTTTATGGAACTGCTAGAAGAATTTCAAAAAGGCCAGGAGATCATCGACGCCTTAGGCGAGAAATTGGAAGCGCTTCGTCACAACGGAAAGGAGGATCTTCCTTTAGTCCTTCACCTCATGCTCTCTAACTTGCCATCCGAAATTCTTTCTGTCTTTGCCTGCGATATCTTCGGTTATCAGATCACTCCTACGTATTTCCGTTCCCATCCCGGAGAAGAATGGGATTCCGACCTGACCGAAATCGGAAATAACTATGCGTGGAGACCTTTTTTCATTCGTCATAAGGCAAAGGTAGTTCAAAGCTCTGCGAAGTGGACAGTCACGGAGCCTATTTATGATATGGACCTTCACAAACAGGTCGTAATCTTCACCTACACGCTCAGAGATAATTACATTCTCGTTATCAAGATGGACTGGGAAAGAGTTTAA